The following coding sequences lie in one Saccopteryx bilineata isolate mSacBil1 chromosome 5, mSacBil1_pri_phased_curated, whole genome shotgun sequence genomic window:
- the GCG gene encoding pro-glucagon isoform X2 produces the protein MKSIYFVAGLFVMLAQGSWQRSLQDTEEKSSSFPAPQTDLLNDPDQMNEDKRHSQGTFTSDYSKYLDSRRAQDFVQWLMNTKRNKNNIAKRHDEFERHAEGTFTSDVSSYLEGQAAKEFIAWLVKGRGRRDFPEEVTIVEELRRRHADGSFSDEMNTVLDNLATRDFINWLLQTKITDR, from the exons atgaaaagcatttaCTTCGTGGCTGGATTATTTGTAATGCTGGCACAAGGCAGCTGGCAACGTTCCcttcaggacacagaggagaaatcCAG CTCATTCCCAGCTCCCCAGACAGATCTGCTTAATGATCCAGATCAGATGAATGAAGACAAGCGCCATTCCCAAGGCACATTCACCAGTGACTACAGCAAGTATCTGGACTCCAGGCGTGCCCAGGACTTCGTGCAGTGGTTGATGAACACCAAGAGGAACAA gaATAACATTGCCAAACGCCATGATGAATTTGAGAGACATGCTGAAGGGACCTTTACCAGTGATGTAAGCTCCTATTTGGAAGGCCAAGCTGCCAAGGAATTCATTGCTTGGCTGGTGAAAGGCCGAGGAAGGCGAGA TTTCCCAGAAGAAGTCACCATTGTTGAAGAACTCCGCCGCAGACATGCCGATGGCTCTTTCTCTGATGAGATGAACACAGTGCTTGATAATCTTGCCACTCGGGACTTTATAAACTGGTTGCTTCAAACCAAAATCACTGACAGGTGA
- the GCG gene encoding pro-glucagon isoform X1, producing MKSIYFVAGLFVMLAQGSWQRSLQDTEEKSSSFPAPQTDLLNDPDQMNEDKRHSQGTFTSDYSKYLDSRRAQDFVQWLMNTKRNKNNIAKRHDEFERHAEGTFTSDVSSYLEGQAAKEFIAWLVKGRGRRDFPEEVTIVEELRRRHADGSFSDEMNTVLDNLATRDFINWLLQTKITDRK from the exons atgaaaagcatttaCTTCGTGGCTGGATTATTTGTAATGCTGGCACAAGGCAGCTGGCAACGTTCCcttcaggacacagaggagaaatcCAG CTCATTCCCAGCTCCCCAGACAGATCTGCTTAATGATCCAGATCAGATGAATGAAGACAAGCGCCATTCCCAAGGCACATTCACCAGTGACTACAGCAAGTATCTGGACTCCAGGCGTGCCCAGGACTTCGTGCAGTGGTTGATGAACACCAAGAGGAACAA gaATAACATTGCCAAACGCCATGATGAATTTGAGAGACATGCTGAAGGGACCTTTACCAGTGATGTAAGCTCCTATTTGGAAGGCCAAGCTGCCAAGGAATTCATTGCTTGGCTGGTGAAAGGCCGAGGAAGGCGAGA TTTCCCAGAAGAAGTCACCATTGTTGAAGAACTCCGCCGCAGACATGCCGATGGCTCTTTCTCTGATGAGATGAACACAGTGCTTGATAATCTTGCCACTCGGGACTTTATAAACTGGTTGCTTCAAACCAAAATCACTGACAG